The Balaenoptera musculus isolate JJ_BM4_2016_0621 chromosome 6, mBalMus1.pri.v3, whole genome shotgun sequence nucleotide sequence ACCCTGGCCGGGCATTCTGACTGCCCACGCGATCACCCAGGACCGCGACCCACAGGACCTCCATGTTGGTGGGAGTGGGGTGATGAGTGGAACACACAGGCGGTTTTGCGTGGAAACCTGTCCTTTCAGGTACTTGCAAGTACAAGCCTCACCTGAGCCATCACCTCCGCCCTCTTCCGACCACTCCCGGGCTCCATCCCTCAGGCTTGGCTGCCCCATGCGCTTAGCCTTGGGGGGAACACAgtgtggagggatggagggagcagAAGAGACCCCAGGGCAACATGGGATGGGTGTCAGAAGGAGGGCTGTAATAAAAACTTCCATCAATCCCCCAACCTGCTGTAGCCCCTTCTCCTACCCCATCCCACGCCCCCCCACACAAACCTCAGAGTCTTTTGGAcccagggagaagccaggatcTGCCTCTGTCCACCGAAAGGAGACTGACCGCCCCCATCGGTAGGGTGGGAGAAACGGGGAAGAGCTAGTGGGGGGCGCCCGCCTACCTGAGTTTGACAGCAGAGAATCAGCAGCTGCAGGCACCTGTGTGGGAGACGAGGCGGGCCGGGTGTGGGTGCCAGCAGCCAGTCCCCGGGGCGCACCAggcacccacccctgccccacgcGGTCCGTGTGCGAGTCCCAGGAAGATTGGGTCTGCCCCCGAGGGTGGAAATGGCAACAAGACGGCAGTCCGAGAGGTAGCGCACTTACAGCGTGAGGTTGGGCAGCAGGCGGGCGGCTCCCATCGCCAGAGAGATTTCTTGGGGCCGTTGCCCTCCTGCCCCCAAAGTCAGGAGCAGATGTGGGCAGTCCCTGGGGGCAGAGTCCCAGAGAAGCCAAGGTCTCTCCAAGCCACAGGTTttcagtggggagaggagagagaggggaggaggagagaggagagaagggaggagggtgaggggggaggagggcgTAATTGGGAGATTGAGGTGTGAGGAGTCCACCTTCCTGGCCAGTGAGACTGCAAAGCAGCTGCTGgcgggggtcggggagggggtgCTGTCAGCCTCTCTCTGGGCTACCCCAGCGCAGAGGATGGAGCTGCTGGAGGCTTCTAGACCCAGAGGCTGGCTCCTGCGTTCTTACTGACCCTCACGGACCCTGACGGcagggcccctcctcccctctcaggGCAAGcttctcctgccccacctccccaagGGTGAGCTGCAGGTATCATTCCAGGCCTGGGGTCGCTGGGTCTGGGTCTGGGGGTGGAAATTCCCAGCAGCAGCCTTTAAAGGAGGAGCCTCCCTCCagggggcaggaggtgggctCGGCTAGCAGCGGAGCTTCCACTGCCTGTCATCCCTTGCTCCCCCGTCTGCTGTCCGGCCACCGGGAAGGAGGGGTTAAGGCTGTCCCGACGGGCAGCAAACAGTGGGTGCCACAGCTTGGGGACCAGGGGTAGGGAGGCAGGTGCAGGTGGGGCTGTAGAAGGACCCCATGGCATAGAGGAGAGCGGGTGCATTGGCACCAGCCGCTTTCCTCTGGGCCTTGGCAGGTTCCTCTGAGAGATGGGCACAGTAGTGCCTCGGGATGTTGGAGGACCCAGTGAGATGGCCGCACTGAGGCAGAAGTCAAAGGTATATGTTCTGGGCCTCACTTGTCATCCCCCCAGGACAGCAGCCATCCCTAGAACctccaggagctgggaggagccCAGGGCCTCCTCCCTGCGCCCTCTCAGCAGCGGTCTGGGATGAAGTGCCCAGCGGcctctttttctaacttctggTCCCACACTGCTCTGTACCACACCAGATATCGCCCCAttctgcagaggaggaaactgaggcacaccgGTAGGTCGTTTGCTCAGGATCACCCAACTAGTGAATGGCGTAGCCAAGtttccaaagtccatgctctttctCTCCCACACAGATTCCTTCTACTGTGCCCGTGCCTCCCGGGCCCAGCATAGCACCCACCCATGATGTCCCAATATTCCTGGTCCTGGAAGCTGATGACCAGGGACTCTGCACGGTTCCTTCCCCGCAGAAGGTGGCTGATGGTGACTGTGGAAGGGGGCTAGTGCTTAGGGGGGAATCTCTGAGGGAAGCTCACACCTCAGCTCTGGGCTCCCTGGAGGTCTCAGTGCCTCCAggatgggaagagaaggggaaatgctGGCTGTGGATTTATTTACCTAAAGAGATGAGTGGGAGGGCGAAACTCTCACCTCCAGGCCTCCTTCTCACCTTCCTGAGCTAGATCAATCCACAAAGTTGtctgccacccctccccacccaccgaCAAGCAGGGACACCTCCAGCCCGCCGGTCAAGCTCCACACTTGGCTCCCAGCTCCGCCCCAGGTGCCCCGCTGGGGGCTCAAGGGTGAGTTGAGCCTGAGCTGGCCTGGGGAATGCAGTGTCGGCTCCGGCCCCGACCTTTGTAACTAGGGGTGTCCTGGGTTGGAATCAGTTGGAAAGAATGTCAAAACTGGAAGGGAATCTTAGAGATTCTTCATCTGGTCCAGCCTCCTCATTCGCcagtgaggtccagagagggtcTCACAGCTGGTTAGCAGCATAGTTGGAACAAGGTACCAATGATCCTCCTGATCGTTTCCATTTTCCACATTTGCACCACCGTTTGGGGCCCTATTTAAACTCTCCCTCTTCCATGGAAACATCTGGAATCTGCCTCTCCACTGTGATCGGTGCTGGTTCTGTCTCTGTTCTCTGGGAAGACCTTGTCCTCATGCCCACATGCTCACCAGCTCCTAGCTCCCTGGTAGGGTATTAAAAGCTATCTCCTCCGGACCTCAATCCCCAGGAGTCACAGGTAAGAGCGGAGAGGCGTGGAGGAGACAGCTCAGGCCTGGGGTTCAGGGGTGGAGGGGTCAGCTGGGGGACGGAAGGCAGTGAGGAGAGGCAGGTGTGGGGAGTTCCATCTGGGCCCAAGGTCTCTGAGCCCGAGAACCTGGTTCCTATCAGTGGGGGAAGGGCCTGCTGTCActggccagcccccagcccagcctgggtcTCCATGGTAACAGATGCCCACAGTCAAGCTTGGCCTTGGGGCTCAGACAGGGGGCTGGTGCCAGGGGGCTCTGGGGCACAGCTGGGTAGCCTTTCTGCTCTTCGTCCCTTCCCATTCTGCACCTGCAGGCCTGGCTTTCTGGCTCCGTTTGCTCCTTTACCCCCATGGGAAGGCCGGTGGTGGGCCCCAAGTGGGGAGTGTTCCAGTCCCAGACTCTGAATTTTATCCCCATTCCCTGACCCCGGCCCTTACAGGCTATGTGACCTGTGGcaagtcccttcacctctctggtctcagctccctaatttataaaaaggaaatggcCACTACTGATGCTGCCAAAACTGTCATCTTGTCAACTGAGAGGAAGGACACTTCCTGAAAAGCGTCAAGTGCCACAAGAACGAGGGAGAGGGGTAGAGACCCTCTTACGTGGTCCAGCCTCAGTTTACCTAAACTTTGACTTTCTCCCCTCACCAGAGGGACctgggagcgggggaggggggcggtggggggagaaGGGTAGGGTTCATTACCATTTATGGGGGGGGTGGCAGGAGGTGATAAGGGGGGTGAGGAGTAGCCAAGGCCGTGGTGGTTAATCCCATCCCATAGTGCCAAGTTCAACACCCCCCGCCAAAGGGGGCGTCTCACGCCTGCTCCTCGCAGCCCAGCTTGTGCAGACCCAGAGTCCACCTGCACGCCGGCCACTTGTCACCACCTGCTTTGACCCCAGCCCACCCGTTTCCTGTTGACAAACAGAAGGGCTAGGGCTGGGGAAGGGTGAAGGGCAAAGAGCACTGTAGCAATGCAGACAGACCCCCCCACCATCTTTGCTATCTGATCCCCACCGCCTGCCGGCACGTGGAAATCAAATTGTCAGATGTCTAGCTGTTGAGTGCCCTTCTGTGCAGTCCTGCAGCGGAGCCAGAGAACAGGGGCGCTTGCCTGGGGCTGGCGGAGTGGAGAAGTACCTGCGACAACACAGGCTTTGCTATAACTTGGCTCCGGAGCTGCCCTTCCTGGGCTCCAGTTATACCGTGGACTCAATTCTAACTCCCACTCTCAGTTTGAGGCTTTCTGGCACCCTCAAACTTCCACGTCCCCCTCTCACCCACAGAGTGGTTAAAAAGAGGGCCCTGGCGCCAGACTACGTGGGTGTgaatcctggctgtgtgacccttggggggcaagttgtttaatctctctgtgcctcactttccacATCTGAGAAATGGGGCTAATAACACCCACCTCTAGgcatggttgtgaggattaaaggtgTGAATCCATGGAAGGCACTTAGAGCAGCGCCCAGCTCACAGCGTTATCACTGCAATCACATCAGCCTTCTTTCTGTCCAAACCTCCGTGCCTGTtctgcctcaggccctttgcaccCTCTGTTCCTGCTCCTAGGAATGTCCTTCTGCCAGCTCCACGTGTAGCCCCCACTCCCTTCTTGTCAATCGTCTCCTCTGAGGGACCTTCTCAGATCCAACTAAACAGTacttcccgggacttccctggtggtccagtggttaggactctgcacttccactgctgggggtgtgggtttgatccctgattggggacctaagatcccacaagccatgtgtcGTGGCCAAACCCCCACCCCGCCAAAAAAACCCACCAGCACTTCCCCACCCTGGAAATTAGCCTGTTTTACTTCCTCCAAAGCGCTGGACAGTAATTGAAATTATATTGTTGGCTCCTGTGTTTCCACTAGACTGTAGGTGACTTGAAGGGAGGAATTTGTCTTGCCTACCCTGTATCGCGGTGGCATGAAGCCATGGTCAATGCCAGCTGCTTACCTGGAACCAGACCTGATGTCCCTTGTCACTCTGGGTGACTGAGGTCAGTAGCATGTTCTCCTTTGTTAGAGGGTGGGACAAAGCCCACATCTGCCTTGTGGGGTgtagaaagcagaagcaagaatgccagccctgccctcctctgcctcttctgGCGTCAAGAGAAGCTGAATGGGGAGAGTCAAGCCTGCCTGCTGCCCTTCCCATGCAGGTGTTCAGAGACCTCCAACTTTCTGGGACCCATATCTGGGGGtcctggggagagagggcagggccaGTTCCCCACTGGCCCACTTCAGGCCTGGCCAATGCGGGTGCTGGTTAGGGGCAGGGAGAAGCCCAGCAGAGGCCCTGCAAGTAGACCCCGAGGGGGGCGGCCACCTGCATGTCACCGTGGGTGAACCCAGCTTCAAAGTGGCTCTgcaggctgggagggggcagaagGCCAGAGCCACGCGATGGGTCATTCACCCCCCTTCCAATTCTCTTGGCCTCACCCCGGCAATTTACTGAACCCTCTTCCTATGGCTCTGACTGCTGCCCTTGGGGAACGCTAGCCCAGGAGTTGAAAGTGTTCACCTGCCCACCTCCTGGAAGAGATACTTTAtagcctccaggaagcctgcctgtCTCCCCACTTGGGAGGTGTCCTTGAAGGTACAGGCCTCTGGGCTCCTGCCTGACACAGATCACACCAGTGACGTCCCTGTGAGCAGCTCACCCCTAACAGGACGCAAGCCTGGGACAGCAGGACTAGGCCCGGCCCTTGAGATGCAGACCCTCAGGCTGGTCCCTTCCTGGTAGGGGCGGCGGGCAGCTGTCACCCTTCAGTTCTGTATCTGGAGAGCCAGGCCCTGCCAGAAGGGAGTGTGGACGCAGGAGGACCCACCCCAGCTCTAGCTCCCTCCCTCAGGCCTGAGGGCTGAAGGTCGAAGCTGGGAAAGGGGCTGAGACACTTGGTCCATCCCCCAAagctggggatgggggggtggtgccagggcggggggggggccgggggggagggggagataaaGAGCCGAAcacagctggctggctggctgccaGGCAGGCCAGGGTGTGCTGGCACACGGCTGCCCTCTGCCGGGATCACGGGCTCACTGCAGCCGGCAAGGACAGctcctggggaagggagagacagCTGCAACAAGGTCCTAGCAAAGCAAACTTTATTGTGGGTCTGAGGTCGGGGCTCTTCCCTCCAGGTCCTGCTGCAACCGAGAGTTGGGGTGAGGAGGTCTTGTGTCGCCCCCAACACGTCCATCACATTCAGACTCAGCACGGTGGTCTCACGGGCCCTCCCTCGGTCACTGCGGCCAGGCCACTCCTGGCTCCTCATTTCTTGAATCCTGGCTTTTTAGGTCTGGGTGTGGTTTTGGCCTGTGAGAGAAGGGGTTGCTCCAGTGTCCCACCCGCTCCCCATCCTGGCACCTTCCCAGAgaccatccctcctcccccaggaggACCAGCCCCTTCTTATCAGTACTCACCTTTCCCACAGGGCTCCTGTCTTTAGGATGGTATCTGAAATGGGTTGGGATTGGGCAAGGAGTGGGGATGTGGGAAAGAGAGGGCTCAGTCTGATGCCAGTAGCCCTGGGCCCTCCTACTACTGCCCAGGCTGcagagctgggccctgggcaCTTCCGGGAAGCAGGGGGCTGTGACCTGGAGAGGTTTGCCTCTCCGCCTGTCACCTGCCAGGGACCACTCtgactctcttttatttttttaatttttaaatttttaaattaaaattatttatttatttattggctgcaccacgcggcatgcgggatcttagttcgccgaccagggattgaacacgtggcccctgcaggggaagcccagagtcttaaccactggactgccagggaagttcctgactCTCCTTTTAAGCaagatgttttttcttcttaagcTTCTATCTGCTTTCCTTTATTTGTGTATAAGACACAAATGTTTCTTATCATAAAAGTCATTGCACAAAATATAGCAAAGAGAATAAattgcttataattttctttacctcctactaatattaacattttgtttcctttcagaacttttttggttgtgaaataaaatgaaaataatttgggacttccctggtggtccagtggttaagaatccaccttccaatgcaggggacgtgatccctggtcggggaactaagatcccacatgccgtgggctAAGTAAGCCCGTGCGtggcaactactgagcacacgggCCACACCTAGagagcctgcgcacctcaacgaagatcccaaccaagatcccgcgtgccgcaactaagacccgatgcagcccaaaattaaataaataaatattaaaatgaaaataatttgatatcCTGCTCTTTGAATTCTAGAAACACTTTCCAGTTTGCTATATTCTTCATGGGCATTATGTCACATGCCACTGAGAAGACGTGACATAGTTTAAGCAACTGGtatattgatggacatttacaatGCTTCCATTTTATACTATTATTTGAATAATGCAGTGATAAGTTTCTTAGTGCATATATTTCCCCCATATCTTGGATGGGATTCTTTGGAAGGAACTGCCATAAGTGGGATGAAGTCAGAAGATAAGAACTGTTAAATGCTTTTCAAAGACTGTGCCAACCGACAGTGGCAGCACACCTGTGCACCTGTGCACCTGTGTCTCCATGTaccacacacctgcacacacgtgtgcatcATCCTCTTCCAAGCACGATGTACCTCAACTAAAAGATTTTGGCTAATTTAATAGATGGAAAGAGTTACCTCACTGCCACCTCCtctttttccaccttttttttctggaaaccaAACACAAGCATTATTGGGAGTTCTGGCAAGGCCCAGGGGCAGAGCAGACTCCCGCCGGGCACCTGGCAGGTGTTGCCCCGGGCCTCAGCGCACTCAACTGGGGAGGCCTGGTCCAGGTTTCTGAGGAGCCTTTGTGGGGTTGGGGGGCGTCCCTCCCTCACCTTGGCAACGCTTGTGTGCTTCTGGGGCGCCAGCCTCTTGACTTGTTTGACAGGGGTCTCCTTCTCCAGGGACACATCTatgtcttcatcatcatcatcttcttcctcttcctcctcttcttcctcctcctccaggtcctcctcctccccctcctcttcctcccaggaTTGGTCTGAAGTGTTAGCGAtggtgtgggagggaggcagggcctCTGAGCCCGAGGGTCTCTGCCCGGCTCCCCTTCCCAGATCTACCTGCCCAAAGTGCGGctggtggtggggggggcggtgagggCTGAGGCtgtggcaggagggcaggggaagtGGTAAGCTGCAGCTCTGGCCAGGCCAGAGGGGGATGCACACTGGGAAGGAGAGtgtgaggggaaggagagggtggggacACAGCAGCCGAGGAACTCAGGCCTCATCCTGAGGCAGGTGGAACCTGCCCGGGGTTTGGAGCAGGAGAGAACCCTGATGGAAGAGGCACCACTGGACAGAAAAGAAGGCAGTTAAAGGGCTGTCAAAAGCACAGCGACTTGCCAGGGTCCATGTTACTGCTACAGCTACATACGTCATAGCAGGTAATGTTTTGAGTGTGCTCTGGTGCCAGGCGTTATGTTAAGTGCTTTTTCTGAATATGCCATTTATTCCTCGCAACTAGGAGGAATATACTTGAAGATGGAACCAAGTATACCCCCACCCCCGTGTTATGGCCGGAGGGCTGCAGCCCACAGAGGACGTGGCGGAGAGGTAAAGGAGAACTGGGGCTAGGACCCGTGCCCATGGCCTTCTGGTCCAGGCTGCTGGTGATTCTGTTGCCTTTGGGGATCTTCTCTAATAATTCAAGAATCCCTCAAGTgtttgagtacctattatgttcTTGGCCCTGTGCTGAGCACTGTACCTGCAGACCTTTCTCGGGTCCAAGCTTGGACTTACCATAACATTCCTGGCCACAGAGGAACACGGGTCCAGAGCCAGCCCGGAGCTGGAACGTGACAGGAGGAGAAAGCTCCAATCCCGCCAGGACGACCTGCAGGGGTAGGGGGTAGGGGGTAGGGGCAGGAGCAGAGAGGACAGGCCACTCGGGCCTGGTACCTggccgggggtggtgg carries:
- the NPM2 gene encoding nucleoplasmin-2 isoform X1, whose product is MNLSRTSSTSEKATLALLWGCELSQEKPTWTFRPQKAGKQDCTLLLNTICLGEKAKEEMNLVEILPPASQDDRKRKPITLASLRASVLPMVVLAGLELSPPVTFQLRAGSGPVFLCGQECYDQSWEEEEGEEEDLEEEEEEEEEEEDDDDEDIDVSLEKETPVKQVKRLAPQKHTSVAKIPS